A genomic window from Lasioglossum baleicum chromosome 7, iyLasBale1, whole genome shotgun sequence includes:
- the Kcc gene encoding solute carrier family 12 member kcc isoform X6 translates to MSEGTPKSQGKVPDGSPARLEAGDGGDAGGDGDPMVGGGNSEKKTGYETNLFLYSEEMEDRPRISTLLSSLSNYSNTIPAATDPDAKPPPVQGGARMGTLIGVFLPCIQNIFGVILFIRLTWVVGTAGAIQGFFIVLCCCCVTMLTAISMSAIATNGVVPAGGSYFMISRSLGPEFGGAVGMLFYTGTTLAAAMYIIGAVEIVLTYMAPSLSIFGDFTKDPSIMYNNFRVYGTGLLMVMGTIVFIGVKFVNKFATVALACVILSIVAVYVGLAYNFYGNESLKMCVLGKRLLKDINVLEDCNKNVSGPLHRVYCGNTTSSQKCDPYYAENNVTIINGIRGLASGVFLENIWDSFQEENQLIAYGRDPKDIDNMATTSYNQIQIDLTTTFTILIGIFFPSVTGIMAGSNRSGDLADAQKSIPIGTICAILTTSTVYLSSVLLFAGTVDNLLLRDKFGQSIGGKLVVANMAWPNQWVILIGSFLSTLGAGLQSLTGAPRLLQAIAKDSIIPFLTPFATSSSRGEPTRALVLTVIICQCGILLGNVDYLAPLLSMFFLMCYGFVNLACALQTLLRTPNWRPRFKYYHWSLSFLGLSLCIAIMFMTSWYYALLAMGMAGCIYKYIEYRGAEKEWGDGIRGLALSAARYSLLRLEEGPPHTKNWRPQILILAKLTDDLVPKYRKLFAFASQLKAGKGLTVCVSCIGGDYIQNSGEALAAKQSLRKTIVEEKVKGFVDVLVAKNIVDGLSSLVQTTGLGGMKPNTVILGWPYGWRQSEDERTWRVFLQTVRAVAAARMALLVPKGINFFPDSTEKVVGYIDVWWIVHDGGLLMLLPFLLKQHRTWKNCKMRIFTVAQMEDNSIQMKKDLKKFLYDLRIEAEVEIVEMMDSDISAYTYERTLMMEQRNQMLRELRLNKKESLGVKVQTLVDFNEVPAEDNLPLVQAIVDHHHNVDVKVPTKVRFQEPGSQNANATDEVLEKLVPEAEAAKEAEPSDSNQEAGDAKDGADEQSKLIGGSPKQDNRENTEKEAKENEEKEAPEAKKPTITPDEGDVRRMHTSVKLNEVIVNKSHDAQLVILNLPGPPRDTKMERESNYMEFLEVLTEGLERVLMVRGGGREVITIYS, encoded by the exons GCGATGGCGGCGACGCCGGCGGAGATGGCGATCCCATGGTGGGCGGAGGGAATTCCGAGAAGAAGACGGGATACGAGACCAATCTCTTCCTCTACAGT GAAGAGATGGAAGATCGGCCTCGAATCTCAACTCTGCTCAGCAGTCTATCGAATTATAGCAACACGATCCCAGCTGCCACCGATCCGGATGCGAAACCGCCTCCTGTGCAAGGCGGTGCACGGATGGGCACGCTGATCGGCGTCTTTCTGCCATGTATCCAGAACATCTTCGGTGTAATCTTGTTCATCCGTTTGACGTGGGTGGTTGGCACGGCTGGCGCCATACAGGGTTTCTTCATCGTGCTTTGTTGCTGCTGTGTG ACCATGCTAACTGCGATCAGTATGAGCGCTATCGCAACGAATGGCGTGGTGCCAGCTGGTGGGTCCTACTTCATGATATCCAGAAGTTTAGGTCCCGAATTCGGTGGTGCTGTGGGGATGTTATTCTACACAGGCACCACTTTAGCTGCTGCTATGTACATCATCGGTGCGGTGGAGATCGTCCTG ACGTACATGGCGCCCTCGCTAAGTATATTCGGTGACTTCACCAAGGACCCAAGTATCATGTACAACAATTTTCGGGTGTACGGGACAGGGTTGCTAAtggtgatgggcaccatagtgttCATTGGCGTGAAATTCGTGAACAAGTTCGCGACAGTGGCTCTAGCCTGTGTAATCCTGTCGATCGTTGCTGTCTACGTGGGTCTCGCCTACAACTTCTACGGGAACGAGTCCCTCAA GATGTGCGTCCTCGGGAAAAGATTGTTGAAGGACATCAACGTGCTGGAGGACTGTAACAAGAACGTCAGCGGACCTCTGCACCGGGTCTACTGCGGCAACACCACTTCTAGCCAGAAATGCGACCCGTATTATGCGGAAAACAATGTTACCATCATCAACGGAATCCGTGGATTGGCTAGTGGCGTGTTCTTGG AAAACATATGGGACAGCTTCCAAGAGGAGAACCAGCTGATCGCCTACGGCAGAGATCCCAAGGACATCGACAACATGGCAACCACCAGCTACAACCAGATCCAGATTGATCTCACGACCACCTTCACCATCCTTATCGGTATCTTCTTCCCCTCCGTGACAG GTATCATGGCCGGCTCTAACAGGTCAGGTGACCTAGCAGACGCCCAGAAATCGATCCCGATTGGCACAATCTGCGCCATCTTGACCACCTCGACAGTTTACCTATCCAGCGTCTTGCTCTTTGCTGGCACTGTGGACAACTTGCTTCTGCGAGACAAGTTTGGTCAGAGTATCGGTGGAAAGCTTGTGGTAGCTAACATGGCTTGGCCCAATCAATGGGTGATCCTGATCGGTTCCTTCTTATCTACCCTGGGAGCTGGTCTACAATCTCTAACGGGAGCTCCTCGTCTTCTGCAAGCCATCGCAAAGGACAGCATCATCCCCTTTTTGACTCCATTCGCCACCAGCTCTAGCCGAGGCGAGCCAACTAGGGCTCTGGTGCTGACAGTGATCATCTGCCAGTGCGGTATCCTCCTAGGCAACGTTGACTACCTGGCTCCTCTGCTGTCCATGTTCTTCCTGATGTGCTACGGGTTCGTGAACCTCGCCTGCGCCCTGCAGACCTTGTTGAGGACGCCCAACTGGCGGCCCAGGTTCAAGTACTACCACTGGAGCCTGTCCTTCCTCGGCCTGTCCCTTTGCATCGCCATCATGTTCATGACCAGCTGGTACTACGCTCTCCTAGCCATGGGTATGGCTGGTTGCATCTACAAGTACATAGAGTATCGCGGAGCTGAGAAAGAGTGGGGTGACGGGATCAGAGGTTTAGCCCTGTCAGCAGCTCGCTACTCCCTGCTCAGACTGGAGGAGGGTCCCCCGCATACTAAGAACTGGAGGCCACAGATCCTGATCCTTGCCAAGCTCACCGATGACCTGGTGCCCAAGTATCGCAAGCTCTTCGCCTTCGCGAGTCAGCTGAAAGCTGGCAAAGGTCTCACCGTCTGTGTCAGCTGCATTGGGGGAGACTACATCCAGAATTCTGGCGAAGCCCTAGCTGCCAAACAGAGTCTACGCAAGACGATCGTTGAAGAGAAGGTGAAAGGCTTCGTGGATGTCCTCGTGGCCAAGAATATCGTCGATGGACTCAGCTCGTTGGTCCAAACTACTGGGTTAGGAGGAATGAAACCCAATACTGTTATTCTTGGATGGCCCTATGGGTGGAGGCAGTCCGAAGATGAAAGAACCTGGAGAGTCTTCCTGCAAACTGTTCGAGCCGTTGCTGCTGCTAGGATGGCTCTATTGGTTCCCAAGGGAATCAACTTCTTCCCTGATTCTACGGAGAAGGTTGTTGGGTATATCGATGTATGGTGGATCGTTCATGATGGTGGACTCCTGATGCTGTTGCCTTTCTTGCTGAAACAACACCGCACGTGGAAGAACTGCAAGATGAGGATCTTCACAGTTGCTCAGATGGAGGACAATTCTATCCAGATGAAGAAGGACCTGAAGAAGTTCCTGTATGATCTCAGGATCGAGGCTGAAGTCGAGATTGTGGAAATG ATGGATTCCGATATATCAGCCTACACATACGAACGAACCTTGATGATGGAGCAGAGGAATCAGATGCTGAGGGAGCTGCGACTGAACAAAAAGGAGTCTCTGGGCGTG AAGGTGCAGACATTGGTGGACTTCAACGAGGTACCCGCCGAAGACAATTTACCTCTG GTGCAGGCGATCGTCGACCATCATCACAACGTGGACGTCAAGGTGCCGACCAAGGTCAGGTTCCAGGAGCCGGGTAGCCAAAATGCGAACGCGACGGACGAGGTGCTGGAGAAGTTAGTGCCGGAGGCAGAGGCTGCTAAGGAAGCGGAGCCTAGTGACAGCAACCAGGAAGCTGGAGACGCGAAAGATGGCGCTGATGAGCAATCTAAGTTGATCGGAGGATCGCCTAAACAGGACAACAGGGAGAACACGGAGAAAGAAGCAAAGGAGAACGAGGAAAAAGAGGCGCCCGAGGCGAAGAAACCTACCATCACACC TGACGAGGGCGACGTGAGGCGTATGCACACTTCCGTCAAGCTGAACGAAGTGATCGTGAACAAGAGCCATGACGCTCAATTAGTCATCCTCAATCTTCCTGGACCGCCGCGGGACACCAAAATGGAACGTGAATCAAACT ACATGGAATTCCTAGAGGTTCTCACCGAGGGTCTGGAGAGGGTGCTGATGGTGCGGGGTGGCGGCCGGGAGGTGATCACCATCTACTCGTGA